From a region of the Corallococcus coralloides DSM 2259 genome:
- a CDS encoding DUF692 domain-containing protein — protein sequence MPSPRYADRHGLKPLGAGIGLRRDFYEALPRTPRALDWVEIIPENFLTLGGRSQRALDACRERWTLLPHGVGLNIGGPDALDDDYVTRLAALVKRLDAPFFSDHLCYSRLGGVHLHDLLPLPFTEAAVEHVVPRVREVMARVERPFLLENPSYYAAMPGGTLREADFLRQVVEAADCGLLLDVNNVWVNARNHGYDPRAFVDALPLERVVQVHLAGHDVRETVLIDTHGDRVCDDVWSLYRYTLERTGPVSTLIEWDQAIPSLDAVLDEADQARAVLAEGAR from the coding sequence ATGCCGTCCCCCCGCTACGCAGACCGCCATGGATTGAAACCGCTGGGGGCGGGCATCGGGTTGCGCCGCGACTTCTACGAAGCGCTGCCGCGCACGCCGCGCGCGCTGGACTGGGTGGAGATCATCCCGGAGAACTTCCTCACGCTGGGCGGCCGCTCCCAGCGCGCCCTGGACGCGTGCCGCGAGCGCTGGACGCTGCTGCCGCACGGCGTGGGCCTCAACATCGGCGGGCCGGACGCGCTGGATGACGACTACGTCACCCGCCTGGCCGCGCTGGTGAAGCGGCTGGACGCGCCGTTCTTCTCGGACCACCTGTGCTACTCGCGGCTGGGTGGCGTGCACCTGCATGACCTGCTGCCGCTGCCCTTCACGGAGGCCGCGGTGGAGCACGTGGTGCCGCGCGTGCGCGAGGTCATGGCGCGCGTGGAGCGCCCCTTCCTGCTGGAGAACCCCAGCTACTACGCGGCCATGCCGGGAGGCACGCTGAGGGAGGCGGACTTCCTGCGCCAGGTGGTGGAGGCCGCGGACTGCGGGCTGCTGCTGGACGTGAACAACGTCTGGGTCAACGCGAGGAACCACGGCTACGACCCGCGCGCCTTCGTGGACGCGCTGCCCCTGGAGCGCGTGGTGCAGGTGCACCTGGCCGGCCACGACGTGCGCGAGACGGTCCTCATCGACACGCACGGCGACCGCGTCTGCGATGACGTGTGGTCGCTGTACCGCTACACGCTGGAGCGCACCGGACCGGTGTCCACGTTGATTGAGTGGGACCAGGCCATCCCGTCCCTGGACGCCGTGCTGGATGAGGCGGATCAGGCGCGCGCCGTGCTCGCGGAGGGTGCGCGATGA
- a CDS encoding YceI family protein: MFRSVLMLAATLSLSASAAEPAASDKHFVFHDPNSRDTVMFVLDAPLEVINGLSNQVTGRVDVKGQKASGRFQVPVKSIKTGNETRDGHLQNDRWLDAAKHPDIIFEFKDVALPAPLANAKPVVLKTKGTFTIHGVTREEPVEVTATYLQETAETKNRAAGELLRVRAKFQIPLEAYGIQRTEALVLKVGERAEVTVDAWGSTQFKP, encoded by the coding sequence ATGTTCCGCAGCGTCCTGATGCTCGCCGCCACCCTGTCGCTGTCCGCGTCCGCCGCGGAGCCCGCGGCTTCCGACAAGCACTTCGTCTTCCATGATCCGAACAGCCGCGACACGGTGATGTTCGTGCTGGACGCGCCGCTGGAGGTCATCAACGGCCTGTCCAACCAGGTGACGGGCCGCGTGGACGTGAAGGGGCAGAAGGCCAGCGGCCGCTTCCAGGTGCCGGTGAAGTCCATCAAGACGGGCAACGAGACGCGCGACGGCCACCTGCAGAATGACCGCTGGCTGGACGCGGCGAAGCACCCGGACATCATTTTCGAGTTCAAGGACGTGGCCCTGCCCGCGCCGCTCGCCAACGCGAAGCCGGTGGTGCTGAAGACGAAGGGCACCTTCACCATCCACGGCGTCACGCGCGAGGAGCCCGTGGAGGTGACGGCCACGTACCTCCAGGAGACGGCCGAGACGAAGAACCGCGCCGCGGGCGAGCTCCTGCGCGTGCGCGCGAAGTTCCAGATTCCCCTGGAGGCCTACGGCATCCAGCGCACCGAAGCGCTGGTGCTGAAGGTGGGCGAGCGGGCCGAGGTCACGGTCGACGCCTGGGGCTCCACGCAGTTCAAGCCGTAG
- a CDS encoding chalcone isomerase family protein, whose amino-acid sequence MKKTLTAVLLSLTLAAPVMAKDIAGVKYPDTATVAGKELKLNGVGLRKKAIFKVYTLGLYVENPTQDATALLNADEVKRVRMFMKRDLKKDQITEAIENGFKKSAGANMPKLQARLDAFKAAIPAEVKEGQELNLTYVPGKGTTVQVTGGQSIDVEGKDFADALFSVWLGKDPVDGGLKDGILGKED is encoded by the coding sequence ATGAAGAAGACGCTGACCGCCGTGCTGCTGTCGCTGACCCTCGCCGCGCCCGTCATGGCCAAGGACATCGCGGGTGTGAAGTACCCGGACACCGCCACCGTGGCCGGCAAGGAGCTGAAGCTCAACGGCGTGGGCCTGCGCAAGAAGGCCATCTTCAAGGTCTACACGCTGGGCCTCTACGTGGAGAACCCCACGCAGGACGCCACCGCGCTGCTCAACGCGGACGAAGTGAAGCGCGTGCGCATGTTCATGAAGCGCGACCTCAAGAAGGATCAGATCACCGAGGCCATCGAGAACGGCTTCAAGAAGAGCGCGGGCGCGAACATGCCCAAGCTCCAGGCGCGCCTGGACGCCTTCAAGGCCGCCATCCCCGCGGAGGTGAAGGAGGGCCAGGAGCTCAACCTCACCTACGTGCCGGGCAAGGGCACCACCGTGCAGGTGACGGGCGGCCAGTCCATCGACGTGGAGGGCAAGGACTTCGCGGACGCGCTCTTCTCCGTGTGGCTGGGCAAGGACCCCGTGGACGGCGGCCTCAAGGACGGCATCCTCGGCAAGGAGGACTGA
- a CDS encoding DUF4135 domain-containing protein — translation MYDTEINDALNEVTTFMGTAVIQGAPPHVNAVKPFIKDALKQVVNQLAGVLKLAGFQSLTGTLLANNFLHRTAMDLYGPCSAAAGLSARREWGAMDNAWNLRPLSFTWSLGRNVLGSVKTLAETPTDRVWRMIQDMVRAHVDFGASLVARIMGDRALLQNAFGITGGLADVNVTGSDPHHTGHRVALLRFSCGGRVVYKPSDLTFQLLLMGDTQSYQICRTHYPALMPYTDSLFTTLDADLPAIRIVAFPHARGEYGYMQMVAKTRQIALVDQPTYFRKLGRLITVAAAFGITDLHHENVMATAQGPHLIDAEMGFNYPGPHDNPISHAALSQVLRIAPPPHSMVGGVFTTDLYRGQWQASNVSAPYDQTEVNAGFSTGHGGPWVQAATYPNEILAGIREEVDRIVTALNTGRVDAWLNQFQNVAPMARVLLMTTDMCRAHAEGMTQNMNGALSTESHAIGQGLFDWLTWYGGQHNAVPGALFEPHNRQHFFTPLRTQGVTYLAATAQGVTVANLTEVRNKLNPLRGAMGRPQLKTKLRKALETTLGCGPLL, via the coding sequence ATGTACGACACCGAGATCAACGACGCGCTGAACGAAGTGACGACGTTCATGGGGACGGCGGTCATCCAGGGCGCCCCCCCGCACGTGAACGCGGTCAAGCCGTTCATCAAGGACGCCCTCAAGCAGGTCGTGAACCAGTTGGCGGGCGTGCTCAAGCTGGCGGGGTTCCAGAGCCTGACGGGCACCCTGCTGGCGAACAACTTCCTCCACCGCACGGCCATGGACCTCTACGGCCCCTGCTCCGCCGCCGCCGGGCTGTCCGCGCGCAGGGAGTGGGGCGCGATGGACAACGCCTGGAACCTGCGTCCCCTGAGCTTCACCTGGAGCCTGGGCCGCAACGTGCTCGGCTCGGTGAAGACGCTCGCGGAGACTCCGACGGATCGCGTCTGGCGGATGATCCAGGACATGGTGCGGGCCCACGTGGACTTCGGCGCCTCGCTGGTGGCCCGTATCATGGGGGACCGCGCCCTGCTGCAAAACGCCTTCGGCATCACCGGAGGCCTCGCCGACGTGAACGTCACCGGCAGCGATCCCCACCACACGGGCCACCGCGTCGCGCTGCTGCGGTTCTCCTGTGGCGGGCGGGTCGTCTACAAGCCGTCGGACCTCACCTTCCAGCTGCTGCTCATGGGCGACACCCAGTCGTATCAAATCTGCCGCACGCACTACCCCGCCCTGATGCCGTACACCGACAGCCTCTTCACCACGCTCGACGCGGACCTTCCGGCCATCCGCATCGTCGCGTTTCCGCACGCGCGGGGTGAGTACGGCTACATGCAGATGGTGGCGAAGACGCGGCAGATTGCCCTGGTGGATCAGCCCACGTACTTCCGGAAGCTGGGCCGACTCATCACGGTGGCAGCGGCGTTCGGCATCACCGACCTGCATCACGAGAACGTGATGGCCACGGCCCAGGGTCCCCACCTCATCGACGCGGAGATGGGCTTCAACTACCCGGGGCCGCACGACAACCCCATTTCCCACGCCGCGCTGTCCCAGGTGCTCCGCATCGCCCCGCCGCCGCACAGCATGGTGGGCGGCGTCTTCACCACCGACCTCTACCGGGGCCAGTGGCAGGCCAGCAACGTGTCCGCGCCCTACGACCAGACGGAGGTCAACGCGGGGTTCAGCACCGGGCACGGCGGCCCGTGGGTCCAGGCCGCCACGTACCCGAACGAAATCCTGGCCGGCATCCGCGAGGAGGTGGACCGCATCGTCACCGCCCTCAACACGGGCCGGGTGGACGCCTGGCTCAACCAGTTCCAGAACGTCGCCCCCATGGCGCGCGTGCTCCTGATGACGACGGACATGTGCCGCGCGCACGCGGAGGGAATGACGCAGAACATGAACGGCGCCCTGAGCACGGAGTCCCATGCCATTGGCCAGGGACTGTTCGACTGGCTGACGTGGTACGGCGGCCAGCACAACGCGGTCCCCGGGGCCCTGTTCGAACCCCACAACCGCCAGCACTTCTTCACGCCCCTGCGCACCCAGGGCGTCACCTACCTCGCCGCGACCGCGCAGGGCGTGACGGTGGCGAACCTCACGGAGGTGCGCAACAAGCTGAACCCGCTGCGGGGCGCCATGGGCCGGCCACAGCTCAAGACGAAGCTGCGCAAGGCACTGGAGACGACGCTCGGGTGTGGCCCGCTGCTCTGA
- a CDS encoding GlsB/YeaQ/YmgE family stress response membrane protein, whose translation MSICSWLVLGGIAGWLASIIKGTNARMGMFANIFAGIVGSMLGGWVFSFFGGRGVTGFNLYSLLVATVGAVILLSILQAIRK comes from the coding sequence ATGTCTATCTGCTCGTGGCTGGTGTTGGGCGGTATCGCGGGCTGGCTGGCCAGCATCATCAAGGGCACCAACGCCCGGATGGGGATGTTCGCCAACATCTTCGCCGGCATCGTGGGTTCCATGCTGGGCGGCTGGGTGTTCAGCTTCTTCGGTGGCCGGGGCGTGACGGGCTTCAACCTGTACTCGCTGCTGGTGGCCACGGTGGGCGCCGTCATCCTGCTGTCCATCCTGCAAGCCATCCGGAAATAG
- a CDS encoding PA0069 family radical SAM protein, whose product MKARPVDNPPNPWASTAVEYLDEIPPARLEVWEDHSRSIIASNDSPDVCFSWSVNPYRGCLHACAYCYARPTHQYLDFGAGTDFETRLVVKPNAPELLREAFDRPSWKGETVVFSGVTDCYQPLEASLRLTRQCLEVCAEYRNPVGIVTKGVLIERDLDVLQRLAAETRLFVSISLPFHNEELARAMEPLVATPKRRLATIRKLTEAGIDVAVSVAPIIPGLNDEDIARVLASAREAGATRAHYTLLRLPGPVQAVFEERLRAKLPLRADRVLHRIRETRGGELTDSRFKHRMRGEGLYAQTIHQLFATAARKVGMRASSITEAAPDTFRRPARPSTSPQLSLF is encoded by the coding sequence GTGAAGGCCCGCCCTGTCGACAATCCGCCCAACCCCTGGGCGAGCACCGCGGTGGAGTACCTGGACGAGATTCCCCCCGCGCGCCTGGAAGTCTGGGAGGACCACAGCCGCTCCATCATCGCGAGCAACGACAGCCCCGACGTGTGCTTCTCCTGGAGCGTCAACCCGTACCGGGGCTGCCTCCACGCCTGTGCCTACTGCTACGCGCGCCCCACGCACCAGTACCTGGACTTCGGCGCGGGCACCGACTTCGAGACGCGCCTCGTCGTCAAACCCAACGCCCCGGAGCTCCTGCGCGAAGCCTTCGACCGTCCGTCGTGGAAGGGAGAGACGGTCGTCTTCAGTGGCGTCACGGACTGCTACCAGCCCCTGGAAGCGTCGCTCCGGCTCACCCGCCAATGCCTGGAGGTCTGCGCCGAGTACCGCAACCCCGTGGGCATCGTGACCAAGGGCGTGCTGATCGAACGAGACCTGGACGTGCTCCAGCGGCTGGCGGCGGAGACGCGGCTGTTCGTGAGCATCAGCCTCCCCTTCCACAACGAGGAACTGGCGCGCGCCATGGAGCCGCTCGTCGCCACACCCAAGCGGCGCCTGGCCACCATCCGCAAGCTCACGGAGGCCGGCATCGACGTGGCCGTGTCCGTGGCCCCCATCATCCCCGGCCTCAACGACGAGGACATCGCGCGGGTCCTCGCCTCAGCGCGTGAGGCCGGCGCCACGCGCGCGCACTACACGCTCTTGCGGCTTCCCGGCCCCGTGCAGGCCGTATTCGAGGAGCGCCTGCGCGCGAAGCTGCCCCTGCGCGCGGACCGGGTGCTGCACCGCATCCGCGAGACGCGCGGCGGGGAGCTCACCGACAGCCGCTTCAAGCACCGCATGCGCGGCGAAGGGCTCTACGCGCAGACCATCCACCAGCTCTTCGCGACGGCGGCGCGCAAGGTGGGCATGCGCGCCTCATCCATCACGGAGGCCGCGCCGGACACCTTCCGGCGCCCCGCGCGGCCCTCCACCTCCCCCCAGCTGTCGCTCTTCTAA
- a CDS encoding DNA-binding domain-containing protein — translation MKSSLKHFFDSMDAYLAGPPGAEGLLKLSASHPGWDVDPERMALYGQFVRGHVRSTLEKLFPLTRKAVTPETWDALVDGYTRTRPARHYELNRLGEGFAPFVSDAAAAKGLPPFLPALARFEWTDFAVFASEEDIPDAVERLTPNPTLTVLENPYRLCAFVRARGAESVPAEGEELALLWRHPERLVTFFMAATPPALLVLKMAVEGLSEEAVVQATGMSAADLHAEVVRFAKDGLVLAPASRIH, via the coding sequence ATGAAGTCGTCGCTGAAGCACTTCTTCGACAGCATGGATGCGTACCTCGCCGGGCCGCCCGGCGCGGAGGGGCTGTTGAAGCTGTCCGCGTCGCACCCGGGCTGGGATGTGGATCCGGAGCGCATGGCGCTCTACGGCCAGTTCGTGCGCGGCCACGTGCGCTCCACGCTGGAGAAGCTCTTCCCGCTGACGCGCAAGGCGGTGACGCCCGAAACGTGGGACGCGCTGGTGGACGGCTACACCCGCACGCGGCCCGCGCGGCACTACGAGCTCAACCGCCTGGGCGAGGGCTTCGCCCCCTTCGTCTCGGATGCCGCCGCCGCGAAGGGACTGCCGCCATTCCTGCCCGCGCTCGCGCGCTTCGAGTGGACGGACTTCGCGGTGTTCGCCTCCGAGGAGGACATCCCGGACGCCGTGGAGCGGCTGACGCCCAACCCCACGCTCACGGTGCTGGAGAATCCCTACCGGCTCTGCGCGTTCGTGCGGGCCCGGGGCGCGGAAAGCGTGCCGGCGGAAGGCGAGGAGCTGGCGCTGCTCTGGCGCCACCCGGAGCGCCTGGTGACCTTCTTCATGGCGGCCACGCCGCCCGCGCTGCTGGTGCTGAAGATGGCCGTGGAGGGCCTGTCCGAAGAGGCCGTCGTCCAGGCCACCGGCATGTCCGCCGCGGACCTCCACGCGGAGGTCGTGCGCTTCGCGAAGGACGGCCTGGTGCTGGCGCCGGCATCCCGCATTCACTGA
- a CDS encoding KAP family P-loop NTPase fold protein, producing MPVDSRSSGDDLSQGLLQESVRRSGLSDTPAVEDEIGFEPYVDAIAAFLVNERTRAPLTLSVEGEWGSGKSSFMGQLEQVLQSKYGKRTVKFNAWKHDKDEALWASFALEFIRQSGPPGLLARGSRWLALSWRRWRFPSGLPVLVQFVAALLLLGLVVFSLVRWAFSPAPEPEWLRWFTETSAAAQTAVIGLVTFLSGIMGTKALAGLVGNPFNMDLRKHLQDPDYRGRRRFLDAFQEDFKSVIDTYVGSSVDKVFVFIDDLDRCEVSKAADLMHALHLMIPENSKLIFILGMDRNIVAASIAQRQSAILPLLVKAVPGGSPDPDAARQSLAFGHSFLDRFIQIPFRVPRMNGRSLLSFCDSLMLEPALLTEKKKERAWQSASGFDWSFQWGAPQRRAIMMIEAADADSPALRKIVAMFAPVLDSNPRRLKQFINVFRLNAFIFSELGHFDVTEGQEPSTQLNLIKMAKLVALELWWPRLLDAAERDATLLLALEQKLATGKGNPDLGDSQPVRDWIAQSAPMRVLALALEAGEGIGALEIARYRSVAPAAKRTGIASDWRRRSTAPTPPPSSFMLKRFLQASASSHEAEAKTNLKAIFTGEKAFFGEKDRYSTSFQALGFQPVQRSDGTQLPVPSPEWAAGGRFIYSVELRGAEFQAYALGMDGKVKDVEYEIRSDGDWAGSPRKIAAAIVGSAVHETFRVAHQDLSVRLKLPSLFSEAFHHRRGEPASEMPSLARYPRMLSLQGAPQGSIGIIQASSRTGPEPVFEYLFLAKDKSAHFVVRAYEGSAWMQRREDVAHPSKESGKQVLSRHESSKAVQASGFCSGHAFTQAAIIQNKVIVELELHCDVQAKTGYAKVLPKILTSIRTARKGHFSEVLFELAS from the coding sequence GTGCCTGTTGATTCTCGAAGCTCAGGTGATGACCTGTCCCAGGGGCTCTTGCAGGAGTCCGTCCGACGCTCGGGACTCAGTGACACGCCCGCAGTCGAGGATGAGATTGGCTTCGAGCCCTATGTCGACGCCATCGCGGCGTTCCTCGTCAATGAGCGGACGCGCGCCCCGTTGACCCTGTCCGTCGAGGGAGAGTGGGGCAGCGGGAAGTCTTCGTTCATGGGGCAGCTGGAGCAGGTCCTCCAAAGCAAATACGGGAAGCGAACCGTCAAGTTCAACGCCTGGAAGCACGACAAGGATGAGGCGCTGTGGGCCTCGTTTGCGCTGGAGTTCATCCGGCAGAGCGGTCCTCCAGGGCTCCTCGCCCGCGGGAGCCGGTGGCTTGCCCTCTCCTGGCGCCGTTGGCGTTTTCCCTCAGGGCTTCCCGTCCTGGTGCAGTTCGTCGCGGCCCTTCTGCTCTTGGGGCTTGTCGTGTTCTCTCTGGTGCGGTGGGCCTTCTCGCCGGCCCCTGAGCCTGAATGGCTTCGCTGGTTCACGGAAACCTCCGCGGCGGCCCAGACGGCCGTGATTGGCTTGGTGACTTTCCTCTCCGGAATCATGGGGACCAAGGCGCTCGCCGGCCTCGTGGGCAATCCATTCAATATGGACCTGCGAAAGCACCTCCAGGACCCGGACTATCGCGGGCGGCGCCGGTTCCTGGATGCATTCCAAGAAGACTTCAAGAGTGTCATCGACACCTACGTGGGGTCCTCTGTCGACAAGGTCTTCGTATTCATCGACGACCTCGACAGGTGCGAAGTATCCAAGGCCGCCGACTTGATGCACGCGCTCCACCTGATGATTCCGGAGAACTCGAAGCTGATCTTCATCTTGGGGATGGACCGGAACATCGTGGCGGCGAGCATTGCCCAGCGACAGTCCGCCATCCTCCCGCTCCTGGTGAAGGCCGTCCCCGGTGGCTCACCGGACCCGGATGCCGCCCGTCAAAGCCTTGCGTTCGGTCACTCGTTTCTCGACCGGTTCATCCAGATCCCCTTCCGCGTTCCTCGCATGAATGGCAGGAGCCTCCTGTCATTCTGTGACTCGCTGATGTTGGAACCCGCGCTGCTGACAGAAAAGAAGAAGGAGCGCGCATGGCAAAGCGCGTCGGGCTTCGACTGGTCATTCCAGTGGGGCGCGCCGCAGCGAAGGGCGATCATGATGATCGAGGCGGCGGATGCGGACTCTCCGGCTCTGCGCAAGATCGTGGCCATGTTCGCTCCAGTCCTGGATTCGAATCCGCGCAGGCTGAAGCAGTTCATCAATGTCTTTCGCCTGAATGCCTTCATCTTCAGTGAGCTGGGTCACTTTGACGTGACAGAGGGGCAGGAGCCCTCGACCCAGCTCAACCTCATCAAGATGGCGAAGTTGGTGGCCCTGGAACTCTGGTGGCCCAGGCTTCTCGATGCCGCGGAGCGGGACGCCACCCTCCTGCTGGCCCTGGAGCAGAAGCTCGCTACCGGCAAGGGGAACCCTGACCTGGGGGACAGTCAACCTGTCCGTGATTGGATTGCCCAGTCCGCACCCATGCGCGTCCTGGCACTGGCGCTTGAAGCTGGCGAGGGAATCGGCGCTCTGGAGATTGCGAGGTATCGCAGTGTCGCACCGGCCGCGAAGCGAACGGGCATTGCCTCGGACTGGCGCAGGAGGAGCACTGCGCCCACACCTCCTCCCTCTTCGTTCATGCTCAAACGCTTTCTTCAGGCCAGCGCGTCGTCCCACGAGGCGGAGGCGAAAACCAACCTGAAGGCGATTTTCACGGGCGAGAAAGCATTTTTTGGGGAGAAAGATCGCTACAGCACGAGCTTCCAGGCCCTGGGGTTCCAGCCCGTCCAGCGCAGTGATGGCACTCAACTTCCCGTTCCCTCTCCGGAGTGGGCGGCGGGGGGGCGTTTCATCTATTCGGTTGAGCTGCGGGGAGCCGAATTCCAAGCGTATGCCTTGGGCATGGACGGGAAGGTCAAGGATGTTGAATACGAGATTCGTTCAGATGGGGATTGGGCTGGAAGCCCGCGCAAGATTGCTGCCGCGATCGTGGGCTCCGCGGTCCATGAAACTTTCCGTGTTGCCCACCAGGACCTAAGTGTCAGGCTGAAACTTCCTTCGCTGTTCAGTGAGGCTTTCCATCACCGCCGTGGCGAACCCGCCAGTGAGATGCCTTCTCTGGCGCGGTATCCGCGGATGCTCTCACTCCAGGGAGCTCCTCAAGGCTCGATAGGCATCATCCAGGCTTCTTCTAGAACAGGACCTGAGCCTGTCTTCGAGTACCTGTTCCTCGCGAAGGACAAAAGCGCGCATTTCGTGGTCCGGGCCTATGAGGGCTCCGCATGGATGCAGCGTCGTGAGGATGTTGCCCATCCGAGCAAGGAGAGCGGCAAGCAGGTGCTCTCCCGTCATGAGAGCTCAAAAGCTGTCCAAGCCAGCGGATTCTGCTCGGGGCATGCGTTCACCCAGGCAGCCATCATTCAGAACAAGGTCATCGTTGAGCTTGAACTGCACTGTGATGTGCAGGCAAAGACCGGGTACGCAAAGGTCCTGCCCAAAATCCTCACGTCGATTCGCACGGCACGGAAGGGACACTTCAGTGAGGTCCTTTTTGAGCTGGCGTCGTAG
- a CDS encoding M13 family metallopeptidase: MKRLALFAASCVLGAACKTAEPTPEPPQATTPAPVAAAAPATPAPEAPAVPMSERPMPPGLDAAVMDPSVNPCDDFYQYACGGWLQATEIPAERARWSRGFETVAERNQTVLRDILTKAAEGQGEGTPEDKKLGDFYGSCMDEAKLEQSLPTLRTYLAKLNGLKSQQAVASAVAWLHARDVNALFRVGSDQDQKDATQVIAIVDAGGLGLPDRDYYLKPDVKMREARNAYQAHVQKVFELLGDAPFVASRKAIGILAIETRLANARLPKEERREPEKVYHRLERQGLKKLAPAFQWDTYFAEVGLPAGEALNVTEPKFFSEVSALVRQQRPTDMGPYLSYHLVKDVQTALPKALRDEFFRFESSVLTGAKADLARWKKCVDATDDALPHALAKPFIARTFGADGKATTLDMVQQIEQSFERNLDTLSWMDAETKAQALVKVKKITNKIGYPDQWRSYDGLTVTRDSYLDNLLAADAFEQARQLRKVGQPVDRQEWFMSPPTVNAYYNAATNEIVFPAGILQPPFFGRDASAAVNFGAMGMVVGHEITHGFDDEGRQFDADGNLRTWWTPASDKAFRERVSCVKNQYDQYTAVDDVKVNGKLTLGENVADLGGLKLAYAAMEAYLAKHPDQAAKANSYRFTPGQQFFLAHAQSWCSKIRNEAARQRALTDSHSPAFLRVKGPDVNLPQFQQAFSCPAGSPMVAPAANRCEVW; encoded by the coding sequence TTGAAGCGACTGGCCCTCTTCGCCGCCTCCTGTGTCCTTGGCGCCGCCTGCAAGACGGCGGAGCCCACCCCCGAGCCGCCCCAGGCCACCACCCCGGCCCCCGTGGCCGCCGCCGCGCCGGCCACGCCCGCGCCCGAGGCCCCCGCCGTGCCCATGTCCGAGCGCCCCATGCCCCCGGGCCTGGACGCCGCGGTGATGGACCCGTCCGTGAACCCCTGTGACGACTTCTACCAGTACGCGTGTGGCGGCTGGCTGCAGGCCACGGAGATCCCCGCCGAGCGCGCGCGCTGGAGCCGCGGCTTCGAAACCGTCGCCGAGCGCAACCAGACCGTGCTGCGCGACATCCTCACGAAGGCCGCGGAAGGGCAGGGCGAGGGCACCCCGGAAGACAAGAAGCTGGGGGACTTCTACGGCTCCTGCATGGACGAGGCGAAGCTGGAGCAGTCGCTGCCCACGCTGCGCACGTACCTGGCGAAGCTCAACGGGCTGAAGAGCCAGCAGGCGGTGGCCAGCGCGGTGGCGTGGCTGCACGCGCGCGACGTGAACGCGCTGTTCCGCGTGGGGTCGGATCAGGACCAGAAGGACGCGACGCAGGTCATCGCCATCGTGGACGCCGGGGGCCTGGGCCTGCCGGACCGCGACTACTACCTCAAGCCCGACGTGAAGATGCGCGAGGCGCGCAACGCCTACCAGGCGCACGTGCAGAAGGTCTTCGAGTTGTTGGGTGACGCGCCCTTCGTGGCCAGCCGCAAGGCCATCGGCATCCTCGCCATCGAGACGCGCCTGGCCAACGCGCGGCTGCCCAAGGAGGAGCGGCGCGAGCCGGAGAAGGTCTACCACCGCCTGGAGCGCCAGGGCCTGAAGAAGCTGGCGCCCGCCTTCCAGTGGGACACGTACTTCGCGGAGGTGGGGCTGCCCGCGGGTGAAGCGCTCAACGTGACGGAGCCGAAGTTCTTCTCGGAGGTGTCCGCGCTGGTGCGTCAGCAGCGCCCGACGGACATGGGGCCGTACCTCTCCTACCACCTGGTGAAGGACGTGCAGACGGCGCTGCCCAAGGCGCTGCGCGACGAGTTCTTCCGCTTCGAGTCCTCGGTGCTCACCGGCGCCAAGGCGGACCTGGCGCGCTGGAAGAAGTGCGTGGACGCCACGGACGACGCGCTGCCGCACGCGCTGGCCAAGCCCTTCATCGCGCGCACCTTCGGCGCGGATGGCAAGGCCACCACGCTGGACATGGTCCAGCAGATTGAGCAGTCCTTCGAGCGCAACCTGGACACGCTGTCCTGGATGGACGCGGAGACGAAGGCGCAGGCGTTGGTGAAGGTGAAGAAGATCACCAACAAGATTGGCTACCCGGACCAGTGGCGCAGCTACGACGGGCTGACGGTGACGCGCGACTCGTACCTGGACAACCTGCTGGCGGCGGACGCGTTCGAGCAGGCGCGCCAGCTGCGCAAGGTGGGCCAGCCGGTGGACCGTCAGGAGTGGTTCATGTCTCCGCCCACGGTGAACGCCTACTACAACGCGGCCACCAACGAGATTGTGTTCCCGGCGGGCATCCTCCAGCCGCCGTTCTTCGGGCGGGACGCGTCCGCGGCGGTGAACTTCGGCGCCATGGGCATGGTGGTGGGCCACGAAATCACCCACGGCTTCGACGACGAGGGCCGCCAGTTCGACGCGGACGGCAACCTGCGCACGTGGTGGACCCCGGCGTCGGACAAGGCCTTCCGCGAGCGCGTGTCGTGCGTGAAGAACCAGTATGACCAGTACACCGCCGTGGACGACGTGAAGGTGAACGGCAAGCTCACCCTGGGCGAGAACGTCGCGGACCTGGGCGGCCTCAAGCTGGCGTACGCGGCCATGGAGGCGTACCTGGCGAAGCACCCGGACCAGGCGGCGAAGGCGAACTCGTACCGCTTCACCCCGGGGCAGCAGTTCTTCCTCGCGCACGCGCAATCGTGGTGCTCGAAGATTCGTAACGAGGCTGCACGGCAGCGGGCGCTGACGGATTCGCACTCGCCGGCGTTCCTGCGCGTGAAGGGGCCGGACGTGAACCTGCCGCAGTTCCAGCAGGCCTTCTCCTGCCCCGCGGGCTCGCCGATGGTGGCGCCCGCTGCGAACCGCTGTGAGGTCTGGTAA